A window of Pseudodesulfovibrio hydrargyri contains these coding sequences:
- a CDS encoding molybdopterin-dependent aldehyde oxidoreductase: MIKRTLQVNGVSRVVVCDPDESLANALRQNLGLTSVKIGCGTGQCGSCTILRDGKLVRSCTVKMKRVKNNTQIMTLEGLGTAGDLHPIQMAWIAFGGAQCGFCSPGFLVSTYALLTENPSPTREDIRDWFQKHKNVCRCTGYKPLVDAVMAAAEVMRGDKSMDDLIFKIPEDGRIWNTHYPRPSAVAKVTGTWDFGADMGLRLPPGSLYCELVQAEVSHANILSIDTAEAETVPGVFKVVTHKDVKGKNRITGLITFPTNLGDGWDRPILCDEKIFQYGDAIAIVCADSPEAAKAGAAKVKVEIEQLPEYMSAPAAMAEDAIEIHPGTPNVYYIQKEAKGPDTKPIFENADVVVEGDYYTQRQPHMPIEPDVGFAYIGDEGKLVIHSKSIGIHLHLLMIAPGLGVEPENMVLVQNPTGGTFGYKFSPTMEALVGAAALATGRPVFLNYTWKQQQQYTGKRSPQFTTVRLASTKDGKLLGMETDWTVDHGPYSEFGDLLTLRGAQYIGSGYDIPAIRGEGRTVCTNHCWGAAFRGYGAPEAEFPSEVCMDELAEKLGMDPLELRYKNVYRKGSTTPTGQDPEVYSLPEMIDKVRPRYEEFKKYAADNSTDAKKLGVGVSIGVYGSGLDGPDTAEVDIALNDDNTVTVYSAWGDHGQGADMGTLGTAHEALRPLNLTPDQIHLMMGDTSFAPAAGPAGGSRSQVVVGQATKNACDQLVAAMKKPDGSFRTHEEMVADGLELLYHGKWTAPANDCDANGQGNPFCCYMYGVFLSLVSVDTATGKTAVEKMVTVADIGVVNNFLLVDGQIHGGIAQGIGLALTEDYEDIKKHSNMAGAGMPYIKDIPDDMEIIYVETPRPDGPFGASGVGEMPLTAPHAAIINAIYNACGARIRHLPAYPEKVLAALKG; the protein is encoded by the coding sequence ATGATTAAACGGACGCTCCAAGTGAACGGAGTCTCCAGGGTCGTCGTCTGCGACCCGGATGAATCCCTGGCCAACGCGTTGCGCCAGAACCTGGGACTGACCAGTGTGAAAATCGGTTGCGGAACCGGCCAGTGCGGCAGCTGCACCATTCTGCGGGACGGCAAGCTGGTCCGTTCGTGCACCGTGAAGATGAAACGGGTCAAGAACAATACCCAGATCATGACCCTCGAGGGCCTGGGCACCGCCGGCGACCTGCATCCCATCCAGATGGCCTGGATCGCCTTCGGCGGCGCGCAGTGCGGCTTCTGTTCGCCCGGCTTTCTGGTTTCCACGTATGCGCTTCTGACCGAGAACCCCAGCCCGACCCGCGAGGATATCCGCGACTGGTTCCAGAAGCACAAGAACGTCTGCCGCTGCACCGGCTACAAGCCGCTGGTCGACGCGGTCATGGCCGCCGCCGAAGTCATGCGCGGCGACAAGTCCATGGACGACCTGATCTTCAAGATTCCCGAGGACGGCCGTATCTGGAACACCCATTATCCGCGCCCCTCGGCCGTGGCCAAGGTCACCGGCACCTGGGACTTCGGGGCCGACATGGGGCTGCGCCTGCCCCCCGGAAGCCTGTACTGCGAACTGGTCCAGGCCGAGGTCTCCCATGCCAACATCCTGTCCATCGACACGGCCGAGGCTGAGACCGTTCCGGGCGTGTTCAAGGTCGTCACCCACAAGGACGTCAAGGGCAAGAACCGCATCACCGGTCTGATCACCTTCCCGACCAACCTCGGCGACGGCTGGGACCGTCCCATCCTGTGCGATGAGAAGATCTTCCAGTACGGCGACGCCATCGCCATCGTCTGCGCGGACTCCCCCGAGGCCGCCAAGGCGGGCGCGGCCAAGGTCAAGGTCGAGATCGAGCAGCTGCCCGAGTACATGAGCGCTCCGGCGGCCATGGCCGAGGACGCCATCGAGATCCATCCCGGCACCCCCAACGTCTACTACATTCAGAAAGAGGCCAAGGGACCGGACACCAAGCCCATCTTCGAGAACGCCGACGTTGTCGTCGAGGGCGACTACTACACGCAGCGCCAGCCGCACATGCCCATCGAGCCGGACGTCGGGTTCGCCTACATCGGGGACGAGGGCAAGCTGGTCATCCACTCCAAGTCCATCGGCATCCACCTGCACCTGCTCATGATCGCCCCCGGCCTGGGCGTGGAGCCCGAGAACATGGTCCTGGTCCAGAACCCCACGGGCGGCACCTTCGGCTACAAGTTCTCGCCGACCATGGAAGCCCTCGTCGGCGCGGCCGCCCTGGCCACCGGCCGTCCGGTCTTCCTGAACTACACCTGGAAACAGCAGCAGCAGTACACCGGCAAGCGCTCGCCGCAGTTCACCACCGTGCGCCTGGCCTCCACCAAGGACGGCAAGCTGCTCGGCATGGAGACCGACTGGACCGTGGACCACGGGCCGTACTCCGAGTTCGGCGACCTGCTGACCCTGCGCGGCGCGCAGTACATCGGCTCGGGCTACGACATTCCGGCCATCCGCGGCGAGGGCCGCACCGTGTGCACCAACCACTGCTGGGGCGCTGCCTTCCGGGGCTACGGCGCTCCCGAGGCGGAGTTCCCCTCCGAGGTGTGCATGGACGAGCTGGCCGAGAAGCTGGGCATGGACCCGTTGGAGCTGCGCTACAAGAACGTCTACCGCAAGGGTTCCACCACGCCCACCGGCCAGGACCCCGAGGTCTACTCCCTGCCCGAGATGATCGACAAGGTTCGTCCCCGGTATGAGGAGTTCAAGAAGTACGCGGCCGACAACTCCACCGACGCCAAGAAGCTCGGCGTGGGCGTGTCCATCGGCGTGTACGGCTCCGGCCTGGACGGCCCGGACACCGCCGAGGTCGACATCGCCCTGAACGATGACAACACCGTCACGGTGTACTCCGCCTGGGGCGACCACGGCCAGGGCGCTGACATGGGCACCCTGGGCACGGCCCACGAGGCCCTGCGCCCGCTGAACCTGACCCCGGACCAGATCCATCTGATGATGGGCGACACCAGCTTCGCTCCCGCGGCCGGACCGGCCGGCGGCAGCCGCTCCCAGGTCGTCGTGGGCCAGGCCACCAAGAACGCCTGCGACCAGCTTGTGGCCGCCATGAAGAAGCCCGACGGCTCCTTCCGCACCCATGAGGAAATGGTCGCCGACGGTCTCGAGCTGCTGTACCACGGCAAGTGGACCGCCCCGGCCAACGACTGCGACGCCAACGGTCAGGGCAACCCGTTCTGCTGCTACATGTACGGCGTGTTCCTGTCCCTGGTTTCCGTGGACACCGCCACCGGCAAGACCGCGGTCGAGAAGATGGTCACCGTGGCCGACATCGGCGTGGTCAACAACTTCCTCCTGGTGGACGGCCAGATCCACGGCGGCATCGCCCAGGGCATCGGCCTGGCCCTGACCGAGGACTACGAGGATATCAAGAAGCACTCCAACATGGCCGGCGCGGGCATGCCCTACATCAAGGACATCCCGGACGACATGGAGATCATCTACGTCGAGACCCCGCGTCCCGACGGTCCCTTCGGCGCTTCCGGCGTCGGCGAGAT